From a single Cyprinus carpio isolate SPL01 chromosome A3, ASM1834038v1, whole genome shotgun sequence genomic region:
- the LOC109097022 gene encoding brain protein I3-like, whose amino-acid sequence MDTKPLLQDRPPAYNTVPAAYDYGSVPAAGFQPPAPPPYQGFPAATSGYPAAPAPPAAIATQPAYTSTYTIVQPSVVVVGGCPACRVGVLEEDFTCLGIMCAIFFFPLGILFCLALRQRRCPNCGATFG is encoded by the exons ATGGATACTAAACCTCTTCTCCAGGACAGACCCCCAGCCTACAACACAGTCCCGGCCGCCTACGACTACGGCTCGGTCCCCGCGGCGGGCTTCCAGCCTCCAGCCCCGCCGCCCTACCAAG GTTTCCCAGCAGCCACTTCAGGTTATCCAGCGGCCCCGGCACCGCCTGCCGCCATAGCCACCCAGCCAGCCTACACCAGCACCTACACCATCGTGCAGCCCtctgtggtggtggtggggggatGTCCGGCCTGCAG GGTCGGCGTGCTGGAGGAGGATTTCACCTGTCTGGGAATCATGTGTGCCATATTCTTCTTTCCTCTGGGAATTCTCTTCTGCCTGGCCCTGCGTCAGAGGAGATGTCCAAACTGTGGAGCCACTTTCGGCTAG